One Papaver somniferum cultivar HN1 chromosome 10, ASM357369v1, whole genome shotgun sequence genomic window carries:
- the LOC113314974 gene encoding uncharacterized protein LOC113314974 isoform X1: MSSDKEIMGLTQLQQILRILCYNTEWNYAVFWKLNCKPKMLLTWEDAFFANHEPLDPARNLSVDSTFENEDNNYLQNPLGLAMAKMSPLVYSLGEGIIGQVALTGDHQWILTDKPTPTTWLPLECSDGWHAQFSAGIRTAVVVSVFPLGVVQLGSLNNVIEDVNLVILVKNLLYSLQNLMGCFPSQGECFASSNLFLGKKDGVMAECIGESLMPSKDESAESRQPQSVCIGLEHLKPSKTNLYRQKEFIDGIKNNELQKDSKRKPDMHTNSSYTGGSSISFNFPDGSELHEALGSSYMKDNGGRPWNEPKRTENGTIPGSQKEVVNSWLEADSESSDLLEAIVGNAGPKSNDVNGDESFCKLDHSVVTVENPIKTHCYFRKFSSSAGEPVFPFSRLEDDTNDCLNSISSKACESSLKSTRTE, from the exons ATGAGTTCAGATAAGGAGATCATGGGTTTAACTCAATTGCAGCAAATTCTTAGAATCCTCTGTTATAATACAGAGTGGAATTATGCTGTGTTTTGGAAGCTTAACTGTAAACCTAAAAT GCTGCTAACTTGGGAAGATGCTTTCTTTGCTAACCATGAACCACTTGATCCTGCAAGGAATTTATCTGTTGATTCTACCTTTGAGAACGAAGATAACAATTACTTGCAGAACCCACTGGGATTAGCCATGGCAAAGATGTCACCTCTTGTATATTCCTTGGGCGAAGG GATTATTGGTCAGGTGGCACTGACAGGAGATCACCAGTGGATTTTAACAGACAAGCCAACACCTACTACTTGGCTACCATTGGAG TGTTCTGATGGGTGGCACGCTCAATTTTCAGCGGGTATTAGG ACTGCAGTTGTTGTATCTGTTTTTCCACTTGGAGTCGTACAACTCGGATCCCTGAACAAT GTCATTGAAGATGTTAATCTAGTGATCCTGGTCAAGAACCTACTCTATTCACTTCAAAACCTCATGGGGTGTTTTCCTAGTCAAGGAGAATGCTTTGCAAGTAGTAACTTATTTCTG ggAAAGAAAGATGGTGTGATGGCCGAGTGCATAGGAGAATCACTGATGCCAAGTAAGGATGAAAGCGCAGAGTCACGTCAACCACAATCTGTGTGCATTGGTCTGGAGCATCTGAAACCATCAAAAACAAATCTGTATCGACAAAAAGAATTCATAGACGGGATAAAGAATAATGAG CTACAAAAAGATTCTAAACGGAAACCGGATATGCATACCAATTCAAGTTATACTGGTGGATCGAGTATTTCCTTCAACTTTCCTGATGGTTCTGAGCTGCATGAAGCCCTTGGATCGAGTTATATGAAAGATAATGGTGGTCGTCCATGGAATGAGCCGAAAAGAACAGAAAATGGAACAATTCCAGGTTCCCAAAAAGAGGTGGTCAATAGCTGGCTTGAAGCAGATTCCGAGTCAAGTGATCTTTTAGAAGCCATAGTGGGTAATGCTGGACCTAAATCTAATGATGTTAACGGTGATGAATCATTCTGCAAACTGGATCATTCGGTTGTTACAGTTGAAAACCCCATCAAAACTCATTGTTATTTTAGGAAATTCAGTAGTTCAGCAGGTGAACCAGTTTTTCCATTTTCTCGCCTTGAAGATGACACAAATGATTGCCTGAATTCAATTTCAAGCAAAGCGTGTGAGTCATCATTAAAGAGCACACGTACTGAATAA
- the LOC113314974 gene encoding uncharacterized protein LOC113314974 isoform X2 → MSSDKEIMGLTQLQQILRILCYNTEWNYAVFWKLNCKPKMLLTWEDAFFANHEPLDPARNLSVDSTFENEDNNYLQNPLGLAMAKMSPLVYSLGEGIIGQVALTGDHQWILTDKPTPTTWLPLECSDGWHAQFSAGIRTAVVVSVFPLGVVQLGSLNNVIEDVNLVILVKNLLYSLQNLMGCFPSQGECFASSNLFLGKKDGVMAECIGESLMPSKDESAESRQPQSVCIGLEHLKPSKTNLYRQKEFIDGIKNNELQKDSKRKPDMHTNSSYTGGSSISFNFPDGSELHEALGSSYMKDNGGRPWNEPKRTENGTIPGSQKEVVNSWLEADSESSDLLEAIVGNAGPKSNDVNGDESFCKLDHSVVTVENPIKTHCYFRKFSSSAGATR, encoded by the exons ATGAGTTCAGATAAGGAGATCATGGGTTTAACTCAATTGCAGCAAATTCTTAGAATCCTCTGTTATAATACAGAGTGGAATTATGCTGTGTTTTGGAAGCTTAACTGTAAACCTAAAAT GCTGCTAACTTGGGAAGATGCTTTCTTTGCTAACCATGAACCACTTGATCCTGCAAGGAATTTATCTGTTGATTCTACCTTTGAGAACGAAGATAACAATTACTTGCAGAACCCACTGGGATTAGCCATGGCAAAGATGTCACCTCTTGTATATTCCTTGGGCGAAGG GATTATTGGTCAGGTGGCACTGACAGGAGATCACCAGTGGATTTTAACAGACAAGCCAACACCTACTACTTGGCTACCATTGGAG TGTTCTGATGGGTGGCACGCTCAATTTTCAGCGGGTATTAGG ACTGCAGTTGTTGTATCTGTTTTTCCACTTGGAGTCGTACAACTCGGATCCCTGAACAAT GTCATTGAAGATGTTAATCTAGTGATCCTGGTCAAGAACCTACTCTATTCACTTCAAAACCTCATGGGGTGTTTTCCTAGTCAAGGAGAATGCTTTGCAAGTAGTAACTTATTTCTG ggAAAGAAAGATGGTGTGATGGCCGAGTGCATAGGAGAATCACTGATGCCAAGTAAGGATGAAAGCGCAGAGTCACGTCAACCACAATCTGTGTGCATTGGTCTGGAGCATCTGAAACCATCAAAAACAAATCTGTATCGACAAAAAGAATTCATAGACGGGATAAAGAATAATGAG CTACAAAAAGATTCTAAACGGAAACCGGATATGCATACCAATTCAAGTTATACTGGTGGATCGAGTATTTCCTTCAACTTTCCTGATGGTTCTGAGCTGCATGAAGCCCTTGGATCGAGTTATATGAAAGATAATGGTGGTCGTCCATGGAATGAGCCGAAAAGAACAGAAAATGGAACAATTCCAGGTTCCCAAAAAGAGGTGGTCAATAGCTGGCTTGAAGCAGATTCCGAGTCAAGTGATCTTTTAGAAGCCATAGTGGGTAATGCTGGACCTAAATCTAATGATGTTAACGGTGATGAATCATTCTGCAAACTGGATCATTCGGTTGTTACAGTTGAAAACCCCATCAAAACTCATTGTTATTTTAGGAAATTCAGTAGTTCAGCAG GTGCAACCAGATAA
- the LOC113314974 gene encoding transcription factor bHLH155-like isoform X3, with protein MSSDKEIMGLTQLQQILRILCYNTEWNYAVFWKLNCKPKMLLTWEDAFFANHEPLDPARNLSVDSTFENEDNNYLQNPLGLAMAKMSPLVYSLGEGIIGQVALTGDHQWILTDKPTPTTWLPLECSDGWHAQFSAGIRTAVVVSVFPLGVVQLGSLNNVIEDVNLVILVKNLLYSLQNLMGCFPSQGECFASSNLFLGKKDGVMAECIGESLMPSKDESAESRQPQSVCIGLEHLKPSKTNLYRQKEFIDGIKNNELQKDSKRKPDMHTNSSYTGGSSISFNFPDGSELHEALGSSYMKDNGGRPWNEPKRTENGTIPGSQKEVVNSWLEADSESSDLLEAIVGATR; from the exons ATGAGTTCAGATAAGGAGATCATGGGTTTAACTCAATTGCAGCAAATTCTTAGAATCCTCTGTTATAATACAGAGTGGAATTATGCTGTGTTTTGGAAGCTTAACTGTAAACCTAAAAT GCTGCTAACTTGGGAAGATGCTTTCTTTGCTAACCATGAACCACTTGATCCTGCAAGGAATTTATCTGTTGATTCTACCTTTGAGAACGAAGATAACAATTACTTGCAGAACCCACTGGGATTAGCCATGGCAAAGATGTCACCTCTTGTATATTCCTTGGGCGAAGG GATTATTGGTCAGGTGGCACTGACAGGAGATCACCAGTGGATTTTAACAGACAAGCCAACACCTACTACTTGGCTACCATTGGAG TGTTCTGATGGGTGGCACGCTCAATTTTCAGCGGGTATTAGG ACTGCAGTTGTTGTATCTGTTTTTCCACTTGGAGTCGTACAACTCGGATCCCTGAACAAT GTCATTGAAGATGTTAATCTAGTGATCCTGGTCAAGAACCTACTCTATTCACTTCAAAACCTCATGGGGTGTTTTCCTAGTCAAGGAGAATGCTTTGCAAGTAGTAACTTATTTCTG ggAAAGAAAGATGGTGTGATGGCCGAGTGCATAGGAGAATCACTGATGCCAAGTAAGGATGAAAGCGCAGAGTCACGTCAACCACAATCTGTGTGCATTGGTCTGGAGCATCTGAAACCATCAAAAACAAATCTGTATCGACAAAAAGAATTCATAGACGGGATAAAGAATAATGAG CTACAAAAAGATTCTAAACGGAAACCGGATATGCATACCAATTCAAGTTATACTGGTGGATCGAGTATTTCCTTCAACTTTCCTGATGGTTCTGAGCTGCATGAAGCCCTTGGATCGAGTTATATGAAAGATAATGGTGGTCGTCCATGGAATGAGCCGAAAAGAACAGAAAATGGAACAATTCCAGGTTCCCAAAAAGAGGTGGTCAATAGCTGGCTTGAAGCAGATTCCGAGTCAAGTGATCTTTTAGAAGCCATAGTGG GTGCAACCAGATAA